One Astyanax mexicanus isolate ESR-SI-001 chromosome 3, AstMex3_surface, whole genome shotgun sequence genomic region harbors:
- the c3h6orf47 gene encoding uncharacterized protein C6orf47 homolog, translating into MTAVVGRVWSWVSPGNLYRPWGSKAKSDKTFTNEGQLKSRWSLGGVTSWVWGGQKNLSDQITPIEEFWDAEERHKPLEIEDLSAAETETVAPQKPPRWWSRMLPSAYFFWPRSSTGYSTVDGLRQRKCMGWSEASEKDFDTKDGELSDYGTPPPSPTPLSKKPSPFQLLARTWTGDILPEHYEICFNFLRHLFDLFVVGFLLTVSHPTRFILDVLGVQGPLKLWIHGMAMFLVSSVGMAGLLWLVQEYLPQFALVYGIVQALVISVSVGQSVILGTEDDEVDGTEEEEEEDGNDDGQIGTRNSSKE; encoded by the coding sequence ATGACAGCTGTTGTAGGACGTGTCTGGTCATGGGTGAGTCCAGGGAACCTGTATCGCCCCTGGGGCAGCAAGGCCAAATCTGACAAAACCTTCACAAATGAGGGCCAGCTGAAAAGCAGGTGGAGCCTAGGGGGGGTGACCTCCTGGGTTTGGGGTGGACAGAAGAATCTAAGTGACCAAATAACTCCAATAGAGGAGTTCTGGGATGCAGAGGAGAGGCACAAACCCCTAGAAATTGAAGACTTAAGTGCAGCCGAAACAGAAACTGTGGCTCCACAGAAGCCTCCACGCTGGTGGAGCAGGATGCTTCCCTCTGCCTATTTCTTTTGGCCGAGATCATCCACAGGATACTCCACAGTTGATGGACTCAGGCAAAGGAAGTGTATGGGTTGGAGTGAGGCCTCTGAAAAGGACTTCGATACCAAAGATGGAGAGCTGTCAGACTATGGTACCCCTCCTCCATCTCCTACACCACTTTCAAAAAAGCCATCTCCGTTCCAGCTCCTCGCTCGCACATGGACAGGAGACATCCTCCCAGAGCACTACGAGATCTGCTTCAATTTCCTTCGTCACCTCTTTGACCTCTTTGTGGTTGGATTCCTGTTGACGGTCTCCCACCCTACCAGGTTTATTCTGGATGTGCTGGGTGTCCAGGGTCCCCTGAAACTGTGGATCCATGGCATGGCCATGTTCCTGGTGTCTTCTGTGGGGATGGCCGGCCTGCTGTGGTTGGTTCAGGAGTACCTGCCGCAGTTCGCTTTGGTTTATGGCATTGTTCAAGCCCTTGTCATTTCTGTCAGTGTGGGACAGAGTGTGATCCTGGGAACAGAGGATGATGAGGTAGATGGAaccgaagaagaggaggaggaggatgggaaTGACGATGGACAGATTGGAACTAGAAATAGTTCCAAGGAATGA
- the atat1 gene encoding alpha-tubulin N-acetyltransferase 1 isoform X6, giving the protein MDFPFDLNALFPETISVLDQNLCAGRRPCGRPDAQNQIATVIDELGKASSKAQQLPAPITSAAKLQSNRHYLYLLKDGERNGGRGVAVGYLKVGYKKLFLLDQRGAHVETEPLCVLDFYVTENLQRHGYGLELFRFMLEHKKVEPEQMAYDRPSPKFLAFLEKHFELKHGVPQVNNFVVFDGFFRNRSGTPPSPVTDQGLCGFFGPVQKSSPKKARGRDQTVFANGERSCERGAEGHALAVCPLGDPSPFSPSSGILPVLPLPQCGIFPQPRSPSPCAGPRRPAGLHPTPPVERQLQGKTHQFSK; this is encoded by the exons ATGGATTTTCCCTTCGACCTAAACGCCCTGTTCCCAGAAACCATCTCTGTGCTGGACCAGAATCTGTGCGCTGGCCGGAGACCGTGCGGAAG ACCTGATGCCCAGAATCAGATTGCCACCGTCATTGATGAATTAGGGAAGGCTTCATCCAAG GCCCAGCAGTTGCCTGCACCAATTACAAGTGCAGCAAAGCTCCAGTCTAACAGACATTACCTCTACCTGCTGAAGGATGGGGAGCGTAATGG AGGCAGGGGCGTGGCAGTGGGATATCTGAAGGTTGGATACAAGAAGCTATTTCTACTA GACCAGCGGGGGGCGCACGTGGAGACAGAGCCTCTATGTGTGCTGGACTTTTATGTGACTGAGAACCTGCAGAGACATGGATACGGGCTGGAGCTGTTCCGCTTCATGCTGGAG CATAAGAAGGTGGAGCCTGAGCAGATGGCATATGACAGACCCTCTCCCAAATTCCTGGCCTTTTTAGAAAAGCATTTTGAACTCAAACACGGTGTGCCTCAG gTGAATAACTTTGTGGTGTTTGATGGCTTCTTCAGAAATAGATCAG GCACCCCTCCCTCCCCTGTGACGGATCAGGGGTTGTGCGGCTTTTT cggCCCCGTTCagaaaagctcccccaaaaaagCCAGAGGGAGAGATCAAACCGTATTCGCTAATGGAGAGAGAAG TTGTGAGAGAGGAGCAGAAGGTCATGCCTTGGCCGTTTGTCCGCTCGGGGATCCCTCCCCCTTCTCCCCCTCTTCCGGTATCCTCCCCGTTCTCCCGCTCCCTCAGTGTGGGATCTTCCCCCAGCCGCGTAGCCCCTCGCCCTGCGCCGGCCCCAGGCGTCCAGCAGGGTTACACCCCACACCACCAGTCGAACGACAACTGCAGGGCAAAACGCACCAG TTCTCTAAATAG
- the atat1 gene encoding alpha-tubulin N-acetyltransferase 1 isoform X7 — MDFPFDLNALFPETISVLDQNLCAGRRPCGRPDAQNQIATVIDELGKASSKAQQLPAPITSAAKLQSNRHYLYLLKDGERNGGRGVAVGYLKVGYKKLFLLDQRGAHVETEPLCVLDFYVTENLQRHGYGLELFRFMLEHKKVEPEQMAYDRPSPKFLAFLEKHFELKHGVPQVNNFVVFDGFFRNRSAAPFRKAPPKKPEGEIKPYSLMEREVVREEQKVMPWPFVRSGIPPPSPPLPVSSPFSRSLSVGSSPSRVAPRPAPAPGVQQGYTPHHQSNDNCRAKRTSSLNRSQLNFH, encoded by the exons ATGGATTTTCCCTTCGACCTAAACGCCCTGTTCCCAGAAACCATCTCTGTGCTGGACCAGAATCTGTGCGCTGGCCGGAGACCGTGCGGAAG ACCTGATGCCCAGAATCAGATTGCCACCGTCATTGATGAATTAGGGAAGGCTTCATCCAAG GCCCAGCAGTTGCCTGCACCAATTACAAGTGCAGCAAAGCTCCAGTCTAACAGACATTACCTCTACCTGCTGAAGGATGGGGAGCGTAATGG AGGCAGGGGCGTGGCAGTGGGATATCTGAAGGTTGGATACAAGAAGCTATTTCTACTA GACCAGCGGGGGGCGCACGTGGAGACAGAGCCTCTATGTGTGCTGGACTTTTATGTGACTGAGAACCTGCAGAGACATGGATACGGGCTGGAGCTGTTCCGCTTCATGCTGGAG CATAAGAAGGTGGAGCCTGAGCAGATGGCATATGACAGACCCTCTCCCAAATTCCTGGCCTTTTTAGAAAAGCATTTTGAACTCAAACACGGTGTGCCTCAG gTGAATAACTTTGTGGTGTTTGATGGCTTCTTCAGAAATAGATCAG cggCCCCGTTCagaaaagctcccccaaaaaagCCAGAGGGAGAGATCAAACCGTATTCGCTAATGGAGAGAGAAG TTGTGAGAGAGGAGCAGAAGGTCATGCCTTGGCCGTTTGTCCGCTCGGGGATCCCTCCCCCTTCTCCCCCTCTTCCGGTATCCTCCCCGTTCTCCCGCTCCCTCAGTGTGGGATCTTCCCCCAGCCGCGTAGCCCCTCGCCCTGCGCCGGCCCCAGGCGTCCAGCAGGGTTACACCCCACACCACCAGTCGAACGACAACTGCAGGGCAAAACGCACCAG TTCTCTAAATAGATCTCAGCTCAACTTTCATTGA
- the atat1 gene encoding alpha-tubulin N-acetyltransferase 1 isoform X5, with amino-acid sequence MDFPFDLNALFPETISVLDQNLCAGRRPCGRPDAQNQIATVIDELGKASSKAQQLPAPITSAAKLQSNRHYLYLLKDGERNGGRGVAVGYLKVGYKKLFLLDQRGAHVETEPLCVLDFYVTENLQRHGYGLELFRFMLEHKKVEPEQMAYDRPSPKFLAFLEKHFELKHGVPQVNNFVVFDGFFRNRSGTPPSPVTDQGLCGFFGPVQKSSPKKARGRDQTVFANGERSCERGAEGHALAVCPLGDPSPFSPSSGILPVLPLPQCGIFPQPRSPSPCAGPRRPAGLHPTPPVERQLQGKTHQHTTPQSGCISSTTTGFQACF; translated from the exons ATGGATTTTCCCTTCGACCTAAACGCCCTGTTCCCAGAAACCATCTCTGTGCTGGACCAGAATCTGTGCGCTGGCCGGAGACCGTGCGGAAG ACCTGATGCCCAGAATCAGATTGCCACCGTCATTGATGAATTAGGGAAGGCTTCATCCAAG GCCCAGCAGTTGCCTGCACCAATTACAAGTGCAGCAAAGCTCCAGTCTAACAGACATTACCTCTACCTGCTGAAGGATGGGGAGCGTAATGG AGGCAGGGGCGTGGCAGTGGGATATCTGAAGGTTGGATACAAGAAGCTATTTCTACTA GACCAGCGGGGGGCGCACGTGGAGACAGAGCCTCTATGTGTGCTGGACTTTTATGTGACTGAGAACCTGCAGAGACATGGATACGGGCTGGAGCTGTTCCGCTTCATGCTGGAG CATAAGAAGGTGGAGCCTGAGCAGATGGCATATGACAGACCCTCTCCCAAATTCCTGGCCTTTTTAGAAAAGCATTTTGAACTCAAACACGGTGTGCCTCAG gTGAATAACTTTGTGGTGTTTGATGGCTTCTTCAGAAATAGATCAG GCACCCCTCCCTCCCCTGTGACGGATCAGGGGTTGTGCGGCTTTTT cggCCCCGTTCagaaaagctcccccaaaaaagCCAGAGGGAGAGATCAAACCGTATTCGCTAATGGAGAGAGAAG TTGTGAGAGAGGAGCAGAAGGTCATGCCTTGGCCGTTTGTCCGCTCGGGGATCCCTCCCCCTTCTCCCCCTCTTCCGGTATCCTCCCCGTTCTCCCGCTCCCTCAGTGTGGGATCTTCCCCCAGCCGCGTAGCCCCTCGCCCTGCGCCGGCCCCAGGCGTCCAGCAGGGTTACACCCCACACCACCAGTCGAACGACAACTGCAGGGCAAAACGCACCAG